A stretch of the Lactuca sativa cultivar Salinas chromosome 9, Lsat_Salinas_v11, whole genome shotgun sequence genome encodes the following:
- the LOC111885168 gene encoding uncharacterized protein LOC111885168 isoform X2, producing MTAVSEREDSSMPTLTSQSSNCQAILNPYKYPKYLQIMVECMKCSFLNKALSTAEEVPRRIVTLAFTTAIVNKGNDTVSFELQGGKRTTISKTDFAKLLCLPTEGPYVTPTSEELIDVFNSMGHEPYMKKVSDFKKSRLPAVWSLLFGFILRGLTSRTGGLDAGPKELLSLMYGLYKGVNVDFATVLWNEFVDSIKHSKRATELSAHRFWALIVSQAYEFHKIPIDESEVPKTLIHQISIPTKADQSHFSFVGQIPEEMLSLIKCPSRILDQYRASLIIPYPVRPTPQPLPQEDVQITRVTRMTAQKRKTPFVKVEAVRKSKRVKQPKIVEESVVEEEDEQQHHSDSNFEEDIPITTTQTIVKTSLVETIPISTSTTPAETTLVETVPISEPVFETHISKPMSISEPLTILEEEEEEEVDGFVLKAGEDPSFDDVVDDFEMAAFGEGLVDSDEEDDEDDNQSMSKRDFKKLNRKLNVVLRSLDSNTQSAQYSNQEKMLADWSVMLSDQNKKIDSLTSGFDLFKAHVNIEINSQMTKVQKVMLNECKKLLDEISKMREENEKSLNKVFGDLKSEHENSLKSLNESLTEAKQREITLQNELTKALAHIEFLRSYTSVVNPMVSLSPLKQGGEGESQELNLKIQDIILMSSKGSEPTSKGKEKIEVLSKEKLRQRKTEERKCSQLNFDAEYVKGVAEEEKMEAENRVKLIRSLGFSENTVFDLVPKESYSVINSLEKQIDFPISPRAYGYPIMGPKINENIGDSLYNERLVRFYALVGKPLKYSWSPKMIRSVESVMKTESFENVFQNFKFVVRRDIMDDITFTIADFPNLNPHDLVVLLKLSKEWGLKPNSVVMQSIKAFLCYYYRDIARTDIVLAGAINQKVKLPNKDAEGMDNIGGGEMVTEPTWGSTYSVRVAGGRSRKVFFRMNEKERFPNNVLEGMIQRIMLNSKNSEPERKKAVDMLRWWLKVREVLLELVPILFPELKKD from the exons ATGACTGCAGTTTCTGAACGTGAAGATTCTTCAATGCCGACCCTTACTTCTCAGTCAAGCAATTGTCAAGCCATTTTGAATCCATACAAGTATCCAAAATATCTTCAGATTATGGTGGAATGTATGAAATGTTCTTTTCTAAATAAAGCTTTGTCAACGGCTGAAGAGGTTCCGAGGAGAATCGTCACTTTAGCATTCACTACAGCAATTGTCAACAAAGGGAACGATACAGTTTCTTTTGAACTTCAAGGTGGGAAGCGAACAACAATTTCTAAGACAGATTTTGCAAAACTTTTATGTCTTCCAACTGAAGGACCATATGTTACTCCAACAAGTGAAGAGCtcattgatgtgttcaattctaTGGGTCATGAACCTTATATGAAGAAGGTATCTGACTTCAAAAAGAGCAGGCTTCCTGCTGTTTGGAGTCTGCTATTTGGTTTCATTCTTCGTGGCTTAACAAGTCGTACTGGTGGATTGGATGCTGGACCCAAAGAGTTATTGTCTCTTATGTATGGGTTATATAAAGGTGTGAATGTTGATTTTGCTACTGTGCTTTGGAATGAATTTGTTGATAGTATCAAACATTCAAAAAGGGCAACTGAACTTTCTGCACATAGATTTTGGGCCTTAATAGTTTCTCAGGCTTATGAATTTCACAAAATTCCAATTGATGAGTCTGAAGTTCCGAAGACGCTGATTCATCAAATTAGTATTCCAACCAAAGCTGATCAGTCTCATTTCTCTTTTGTTGGTCAAATTCCTGAAGAAATGTTAAGTTTGATTAAATGTCCAAGTAGGATTTTGGATCAATACAGGGCTTCTCTTATTATTCCTTACCCTGTTCGACCAACACCTCAACCACTACCTCAAGAAGATGTTCAGATTACAAGAGTTACAAGAATGACTGCGCAGAAAAGAAAAACTCCATTTGTTAAAGTTGAAGCTGTAAGAAAGTCAAAGCGAGTGAAGCAACCAAAGATTGTTGAAGAATCTGTTGTCGAAGAAGAGGATGAGCAACAACATCATAGTGATTCGAATtttgaagaagatattcctaTAACCACAACCCAGACAATTGTCAAAACTTCTTTAGTGGAGACAATTCCGatatccacttctacaactccaGCCGAAACTACATTGGTTGAGACAGTTCCCATTTCAGAAcctgtttttgaaacacatattTCCAAACCAATGTCTATCTCTGAACCTCTAAccattcttgaagaagaagaagaagaagaggttgatgGATTTGTGCTTAAGGCCGGGGAGGATCCTTcttttgatgatgttgttgatgatTTTGAGATGGCTGCATTTGGTGAAGGTTTAGTTGATTCTGATGAAGAGGATGACGAAGATGATAATCAGTCGATgtctaaaagagattttaagaagttGAATCGTAAGCTTAATGTTGTATTACGATCTCTTGATTCCAATACTCAATCTGCCCAATATTCGAATCAAGAAAAAATGCTTGCTGATTGGTCAGTCATGCTTTCTGATCAAAACAAAAAGATTGATTCATTAACGAGTGGTTTTGATCTTTTTAAAGCCCACGTAAATATTGAAATCAATTCCCAAATGACGAAGGTACAAAAAGTTATGTTAAATGAGTGCAAAAAGCTTCTTGATGAAATCTCGAAGATgagagaagagaatgagaagtCTTTAAACAAGGTATTTGGTGATCTCAAAAGTGAACATGaaaattctctcaaaagtctaAATGAATCTCTTACGGAAGCGAAACAGAGAGAAATTACTTTACAAAATGAGTTGACGAAAGCGTTAGCCCACATTGAGTTTCTTCGCTCTTACACAAGTGTTGTTAATCCGATGGTATCTTTGTCACCTTTGAAACAAGGGGGTGAAGGAGAAAGTCAGGAATTGAATCTCAAGATTCAAGACATCATTCTTATGTCATCCAAAG GTTCTGAACCAACttcaaaaggaaaagaaaagataGAAGTGCTAAGTAAGGAAAAATTGAGACAGAGAAAAACTGAGGAAAGAAAGTGTTCCCAATTGAATTTTGATGCAGAGTACGTTAAAGGagttgctgaagaagaaaaaaTGGAAGCTGAGAATAGGGTAAAATTGATAAGAAGTCTGGGATTTTCTGAAAATACTGTGTTTGACCTTGTTCCCAAAGAAAGCTACTCAGTCATCAATTCTTTGGAAAAGCAAATTGATTTTCCTATATCTCCAAGGGCATATGGCTATCCTATAATGGGTCCAAAAATTAATGAAAATATTGGGGATTCATTGTATAACGAAAGACTTGTTCGTTTCTATGCTCTTGTTGGGAAACCTTTAAAATATTCCTGGAGTCCAAAGATGATCAGAAGCGTTGAGTCTGTCATGAAGACCGAAAGTTTTGAAAATGTGTTTCAGAATTTCAAGTTTGTTGTTCGGAGAGACATTATGGATGATATTACTTTTACGATTGCTGATTTCCCAaatctgaatccacatgatttAGTTGTTTTGCTGAAGCTTTCAAAAGAATGGGGTTTGAAGCCAAATTCTGTTGTGATGCAGTCTATCAAGGCTTTTCTCTGTTACTATTATAGAGACATAGCTCGTACTGATATAGTCTTGGCTGGAGCTATAAATCAGAAAGTAAAGTTACCAAATAAAGATGCCGAAGGAATGGATAATATTGGTGGTGGAGAAATGGTTACAGAACCAACATGGGGTTCAACTTATTCAGTTAGGGTAGCAGGTGGTAGATCAAGGAAAGTATTCTTCAGGATGAATGAGAAAGAGAGGTTCCCTAATAACGTGTTGGAGGGAATGATTCAAAGGATTATGTTGAATTCTAAGAATTCCGAACCTGAGAGAAAGAAAGCTGTGGATATGCTAAGGTGGTGGTTGAAGGTCAGAGAAGTTTTGTTGGAACTGGTTCCTATTTTATTCCCAGAATTGAAGAAAGATTAA
- the LOC111885168 gene encoding uncharacterized protein LOC111885168 isoform X1, which yields MTAVSEREDSSMPTLTSQSSNCQAILNPYKYPKYLQIMVECMKCSFLNKALSTAEEVPRRIVTLAFTTAIVNKGNDTVSFELQGGKRTTISKTDFAKLLCLPTEGPYVTPTSEELIDVFNSMGHEPYMKKVSDFKKSRLPAVWSLLFGFILRGLTSRTGGLDAGPKELLSLMYGLYKGVNVDFATVLWNEFVDSIKHSKRATELSAHRFWALIVSQAYEFHKIPIDESEVPKTLIHQISIPTKADQSHFSFVGQIPEEMLSLIKCPSRILDQYRASLIIPYPVRPTPQPLPQEDVQITRVTRMTAQKRKTPFVKVEAVRKSKRVKQPKIVEESVVEEEDEQQHHSDSNFEEDIPITTTQTIVKTSLVETIPISTSTTPAETTLVETVPISEPVFETHISKPMSISEPLTILEEEEEEEVDGFVLKAGEDPSFDDVVDDFEMAAFGEGLVDSDEEDDEDDNQSMSKRDFKKLNRKLNVVLRSLDSNTQSAQYSNQEKMLADWSVMLSDQNKKIDSLTSGFDLFKAHVNIEINSQMTKVQKVMLNECKKLLDEISKMREENEKSLNKVFGDLKSEHENSLKSLNESLTEAKQREITLQNELTKALAHIEFLRSYTSVVNPMVSLSPLKQGGEGESQELNLKIQDIILMSSKGTSSFQPSTSVPLPSFEYTLPYTISNTVVFPVSTQFIKSIPFPLSKSLLTGSTAVTTMPLLGSEPTSKGKEKIEVLSKEKLRQRKTEERKCSQLNFDAEYVKGVAEEEKMEAENRVKLIRSLGFSENTVFDLVPKESYSVINSLEKQIDFPISPRAYGYPIMGPKINENIGDSLYNERLVRFYALVGKPLKYSWSPKMIRSVESVMKTESFENVFQNFKFVVRRDIMDDITFTIADFPNLNPHDLVVLLKLSKEWGLKPNSVVMQSIKAFLCYYYRDIARTDIVLAGAINQKVKLPNKDAEGMDNIGGGEMVTEPTWGSTYSVRVAGGRSRKVFFRMNEKERFPNNVLEGMIQRIMLNSKNSEPERKKAVDMLRWWLKVREVLLELVPILFPELKKD from the coding sequence ATGACTGCAGTTTCTGAACGTGAAGATTCTTCAATGCCGACCCTTACTTCTCAGTCAAGCAATTGTCAAGCCATTTTGAATCCATACAAGTATCCAAAATATCTTCAGATTATGGTGGAATGTATGAAATGTTCTTTTCTAAATAAAGCTTTGTCAACGGCTGAAGAGGTTCCGAGGAGAATCGTCACTTTAGCATTCACTACAGCAATTGTCAACAAAGGGAACGATACAGTTTCTTTTGAACTTCAAGGTGGGAAGCGAACAACAATTTCTAAGACAGATTTTGCAAAACTTTTATGTCTTCCAACTGAAGGACCATATGTTACTCCAACAAGTGAAGAGCtcattgatgtgttcaattctaTGGGTCATGAACCTTATATGAAGAAGGTATCTGACTTCAAAAAGAGCAGGCTTCCTGCTGTTTGGAGTCTGCTATTTGGTTTCATTCTTCGTGGCTTAACAAGTCGTACTGGTGGATTGGATGCTGGACCCAAAGAGTTATTGTCTCTTATGTATGGGTTATATAAAGGTGTGAATGTTGATTTTGCTACTGTGCTTTGGAATGAATTTGTTGATAGTATCAAACATTCAAAAAGGGCAACTGAACTTTCTGCACATAGATTTTGGGCCTTAATAGTTTCTCAGGCTTATGAATTTCACAAAATTCCAATTGATGAGTCTGAAGTTCCGAAGACGCTGATTCATCAAATTAGTATTCCAACCAAAGCTGATCAGTCTCATTTCTCTTTTGTTGGTCAAATTCCTGAAGAAATGTTAAGTTTGATTAAATGTCCAAGTAGGATTTTGGATCAATACAGGGCTTCTCTTATTATTCCTTACCCTGTTCGACCAACACCTCAACCACTACCTCAAGAAGATGTTCAGATTACAAGAGTTACAAGAATGACTGCGCAGAAAAGAAAAACTCCATTTGTTAAAGTTGAAGCTGTAAGAAAGTCAAAGCGAGTGAAGCAACCAAAGATTGTTGAAGAATCTGTTGTCGAAGAAGAGGATGAGCAACAACATCATAGTGATTCGAATtttgaagaagatattcctaTAACCACAACCCAGACAATTGTCAAAACTTCTTTAGTGGAGACAATTCCGatatccacttctacaactccaGCCGAAACTACATTGGTTGAGACAGTTCCCATTTCAGAAcctgtttttgaaacacatattTCCAAACCAATGTCTATCTCTGAACCTCTAAccattcttgaagaagaagaagaagaagaggttgatgGATTTGTGCTTAAGGCCGGGGAGGATCCTTcttttgatgatgttgttgatgatTTTGAGATGGCTGCATTTGGTGAAGGTTTAGTTGATTCTGATGAAGAGGATGACGAAGATGATAATCAGTCGATgtctaaaagagattttaagaagttGAATCGTAAGCTTAATGTTGTATTACGATCTCTTGATTCCAATACTCAATCTGCCCAATATTCGAATCAAGAAAAAATGCTTGCTGATTGGTCAGTCATGCTTTCTGATCAAAACAAAAAGATTGATTCATTAACGAGTGGTTTTGATCTTTTTAAAGCCCACGTAAATATTGAAATCAATTCCCAAATGACGAAGGTACAAAAAGTTATGTTAAATGAGTGCAAAAAGCTTCTTGATGAAATCTCGAAGATgagagaagagaatgagaagtCTTTAAACAAGGTATTTGGTGATCTCAAAAGTGAACATGaaaattctctcaaaagtctaAATGAATCTCTTACGGAAGCGAAACAGAGAGAAATTACTTTACAAAATGAGTTGACGAAAGCGTTAGCCCACATTGAGTTTCTTCGCTCTTACACAAGTGTTGTTAATCCGATGGTATCTTTGTCACCTTTGAAACAAGGGGGTGAAGGAGAAAGTCAGGAATTGAATCTCAAGATTCAAGACATCATTCTTATGTCATCCAAAGGTACTTCTTCATTTCAACCTTCGACATCTGTTCCTCTTCCATCTTTTGAATATACCTTACCATATACCATATCTAACACTGTTGTATTTCCTGTTTCTACCCAATTCATAAAGAGTATTCCTTTCCCATTATCAAAATCTCTTTTAACTGGTTCAACTGCTGTTACTACGATGCCTTTATTAGGTTCTGAACCAACttcaaaaggaaaagaaaagataGAAGTGCTAAGTAAGGAAAAATTGAGACAGAGAAAAACTGAGGAAAGAAAGTGTTCCCAATTGAATTTTGATGCAGAGTACGTTAAAGGagttgctgaagaagaaaaaaTGGAAGCTGAGAATAGGGTAAAATTGATAAGAAGTCTGGGATTTTCTGAAAATACTGTGTTTGACCTTGTTCCCAAAGAAAGCTACTCAGTCATCAATTCTTTGGAAAAGCAAATTGATTTTCCTATATCTCCAAGGGCATATGGCTATCCTATAATGGGTCCAAAAATTAATGAAAATATTGGGGATTCATTGTATAACGAAAGACTTGTTCGTTTCTATGCTCTTGTTGGGAAACCTTTAAAATATTCCTGGAGTCCAAAGATGATCAGAAGCGTTGAGTCTGTCATGAAGACCGAAAGTTTTGAAAATGTGTTTCAGAATTTCAAGTTTGTTGTTCGGAGAGACATTATGGATGATATTACTTTTACGATTGCTGATTTCCCAaatctgaatccacatgatttAGTTGTTTTGCTGAAGCTTTCAAAAGAATGGGGTTTGAAGCCAAATTCTGTTGTGATGCAGTCTATCAAGGCTTTTCTCTGTTACTATTATAGAGACATAGCTCGTACTGATATAGTCTTGGCTGGAGCTATAAATCAGAAAGTAAAGTTACCAAATAAAGATGCCGAAGGAATGGATAATATTGGTGGTGGAGAAATGGTTACAGAACCAACATGGGGTTCAACTTATTCAGTTAGGGTAGCAGGTGGTAGATCAAGGAAAGTATTCTTCAGGATGAATGAGAAAGAGAGGTTCCCTAATAACGTGTTGGAGGGAATGATTCAAAGGATTATGTTGAATTCTAAGAATTCCGAACCTGAGAGAAAGAAAGCTGTGGATATGCTAAGGTGGTGGTTGAAGGTCAGAGAAGTTTTGTTGGAACTGGTTCCTATTTTATTCCCAGAATTGAAGAAAGATTAA
- the LOC111885169 gene encoding actin-related protein 5-like, translating into MEYEIDPTFFLKSEASSSGSDPPRSGPLTQEDFQILIEVERFRCPEILFHPNLIGIEQVGLDEMAGISIQRLKSRAQRLDLEEEVMGITNSVLITGGSCLYPEMSERLEAGIKMMRTCGTPIRILKATDVVLDTWRGAASFASTMHFSRLVLNKMDYYEKGEDWLPQVCRLSRVIIELLFNNFSNLLL; encoded by the exons ATGGAATAT GAAATAGACCCGACATTCTTTCTGAAATCAGAGGCCAGCTCCTCCGGTAGCGATCCACCACGTTCCGGCCCTTTAACACAGGAAGACTTCCAGATACTGATCGAGGTGGAAAGATTCCGGTGCCCGGAGATTCTTTTCCACCCAAACCTAATTGGAATTGAACAAGTAGGATTAGACGAAATGGCTGGGATATCAATACAAAGGCTCAAATCAAGAGCTCAAAGATTGGATTTGGAAGAAGAGGTGATGGGAATCACCAATTCCGTCCTCATAACCGGTGGGAGTTGTCTTTACCCTGAAATGAGTGAACGTTTAGAAGCCGGAATCAAAATGATGAGGACATGTGGGACCCCCATAAGGATTCTTAAAGCAACAGACGTTGTTCTTGACACGTGGCGTGGTGCTGCTTCCTTTGCATCCACCATGCATTTCTCAAGATTAGttcttaataaaatggattactATGAGAAAGGTGAAGATTGGCTTCCTCAGGTTTGTAGATTAAGTCGTGTAATTATCGAACTTTTATTTAACAATTTCTCCAATTTGCTGTTGTAA